In Mastigocladopsis repens PCC 10914, a single window of DNA contains:
- a CDS encoding helix-hairpin-helix domain-containing protein, translated as MKNWLPLNPKLQKLRSKLLNDPYYRLQSAEEIAIAAQLGICIDANQATVDDWLRLPGLSIHQARSLVELSRAGIKFYCIDDIAAALSLPVQRLEPLKPILNFSYYDDESLALKSHTVNPNTATVEILATVPFMDLSLAQAVVQERLSAGLYRNLADFQRRLNLSSDVIAQLMYYLRF; from the coding sequence AAGTTGCAAAAACTCCGCTCCAAGCTGCTCAACGACCCCTACTACCGACTACAATCAGCAGAAGAAATTGCGATCGCCGCGCAACTAGGTATCTGTATTGATGCTAATCAAGCAACTGTTGATGATTGGTTACGCCTACCTGGTTTATCAATTCACCAAGCGCGATCGCTTGTGGAACTTTCGCGCGCGGGTATAAAATTTTATTGTATCGACGATATTGCCGCAGCTTTGAGTCTACCAGTACAAAGGCTAGAGCCACTCAAGCCAATTCTGAATTTCAGTTATTACGACGATGAATCTCTAGCTCTTAAAAGCCATACAGTAAACCCTAACACAGCAACGGTTGAGATTCTGGCAACAGTGCCATTTATGGATTTATCTCTCGCGCAGGCGGTGGTGCAAGAACGTTTATCTGCGGGACTTTACCGTAACTTGGCTGATTTTCAGCGGAGATTGAATCTATCTAGTGATGTCATTGCCCAGTTGATGTACTATCTCCGATTTTAA